The following coding sequences lie in one Bordetella genomosp. 9 genomic window:
- a CDS encoding Bug family tripartite tricarboxylate transporter substrate binding protein, which produces MHHPTLTRRQALAGLIAAGLAPLARAVHAEDAYPSRPTTLMVGFSAGGAVDLVARQMGESLGKQFGQTYVIENRPGATGTIAAEAVARAKPDGYTLLLGTQSTMVVAPSLYPGLRFDPLKDFVPISLIASVPLVLVVNPALPLKTVKDVIQYAREKKGDLVYASSGLGGPQHVSMELFCAMAGVKMVHVPYKGEANAISDLLGNQVPLMFSNLPTLLPHIRAGKLRAIAVSSLQRADSAPEIPTVAESGLPGFEALTWFGLYGPAGTPQAAVARLEQGVRAGLQDPGLRAKLHDQGMTLVGSGSSAFREYMVAESRKWGDLIQKAGIKPE; this is translated from the coding sequence ATGCATCATCCGACGCTGACCCGCCGCCAGGCGCTGGCCGGCCTGATCGCTGCGGGCCTCGCGCCGCTGGCGCGCGCCGTCCACGCCGAAGACGCCTACCCATCCCGTCCGACGACACTGATGGTTGGATTTTCGGCGGGCGGAGCGGTCGACCTGGTGGCGCGGCAGATGGGCGAAAGTCTGGGCAAGCAATTCGGACAGACCTATGTCATCGAAAACCGGCCCGGCGCCACCGGCACCATCGCGGCGGAAGCGGTGGCCCGCGCCAAGCCGGACGGCTACACGCTGCTGCTCGGCACGCAATCGACGATGGTGGTCGCGCCCAGCCTGTATCCCGGCCTGCGCTTCGATCCGCTGAAGGACTTCGTTCCGATATCGCTGATCGCCTCCGTCCCGCTGGTGCTGGTCGTCAACCCCGCGCTGCCCCTGAAGACGGTGAAAGACGTCATCCAGTACGCGCGCGAGAAAAAGGGCGATCTGGTCTACGCCTCGTCAGGCCTGGGCGGACCGCAGCATGTCTCCATGGAACTGTTCTGCGCGATGGCAGGCGTGAAGATGGTGCACGTGCCGTACAAGGGCGAGGCGAACGCCATCTCCGATCTACTGGGCAACCAGGTTCCACTGATGTTCAGCAATCTGCCCACGCTTCTGCCTCACATTCGCGCCGGCAAGCTTCGCGCCATCGCCGTATCGAGCCTGCAGCGCGCCGATAGCGCGCCGGAGATTCCCACCGTTGCCGAATCGGGCCTGCCCGGTTTCGAAGCCCTGACCTGGTTCGGCCTGTACGGGCCCGCCGGGACGCCGCAAGCCGCGGTGGCGCGGCTGGAGCAGGGCGTGCGCGCGGGCCTGCAGGATCCCGGCCTGCGCGCCAAACTGCATGACCAGGGCATGACGCTGGTTGGCAGCGGCAGCAGCGCCTTCCGCGAGTACATGGTGGCGGAAAGCAGGAAATGGGGCGACCTGATCCAAAAGGCCGGCATCAAGCCGGAATAA
- a CDS encoding SAM-dependent methyltransferase, whose protein sequence is MAMSLALNGALENLSLLSGTPFAVQLPGGAKHKMGGGDPAFTLVFHTKSALVATAARGHMGLLESFFDQEVDVDDLGAALAAAMSGGFEKRSSLLNASENRLHELRYSNHSIAQAKANARFHYGLGTRFYKLWLDDPLMMYTCGYWDENTRTLEEAQRNKVEHVCRKILLSPGDRFIDIGCGFGGFMFHAVERHQAVGVGLNNTTEQVDWLRDEIGRRGLGDKLQVREADFREVDGQYDKVVSIGVLEHAGRDQLAEVVRAHADFLKPGGLGMLHFIGHVGRFETELFIRKHVFPGGWIPSLADVIVEMERSGLEVVDIENLRRHYAPTLDAWASRFDSRWEEIHAIDPKRFDERFRRIWRTYLLGCAEMFRLANGYTHLFQIVFSKGNITRSNYPMSRAHLYAR, encoded by the coding sequence ATGGCGATGTCTCTGGCTCTCAATGGCGCATTGGAAAACCTGAGCCTGCTTTCCGGGACGCCGTTCGCGGTGCAGCTTCCGGGCGGCGCCAAGCACAAGATGGGTGGCGGGGACCCCGCCTTCACCCTTGTCTTCCACACCAAATCGGCGCTGGTCGCGACGGCGGCGCGAGGTCATATGGGCCTGCTTGAGTCGTTCTTCGACCAGGAGGTCGACGTCGATGACCTGGGCGCCGCGCTTGCCGCGGCGATGTCGGGCGGCTTCGAAAAGCGTTCTTCGCTGCTGAATGCGAGCGAGAATCGTCTTCACGAGTTGCGCTACTCCAACCACAGCATCGCGCAAGCCAAGGCCAACGCGCGCTTCCACTACGGCCTGGGCACACGCTTCTACAAGCTGTGGCTGGACGATCCGCTGATGATGTACACGTGCGGCTACTGGGACGAGAACACCCGTACGCTTGAAGAGGCGCAGCGCAACAAGGTCGAACATGTATGCCGCAAAATCCTGCTGTCCCCGGGCGACCGCTTCATCGACATTGGCTGCGGATTCGGCGGATTCATGTTTCACGCCGTCGAGCGCCACCAGGCGGTTGGCGTCGGCCTGAACAACACCACCGAGCAAGTGGATTGGCTGCGCGACGAAATCGGCCGCCGCGGCCTGGGCGACAAGCTGCAGGTGCGCGAGGCCGACTTCCGCGAGGTGGACGGCCAGTACGACAAGGTGGTGTCGATCGGCGTGCTCGAGCATGCCGGGCGCGACCAGCTTGCCGAGGTGGTTCGCGCGCACGCCGATTTCCTGAAGCCGGGCGGGCTGGGCATGCTGCATTTCATCGGGCATGTGGGGCGTTTCGAGACGGAGCTGTTCATACGCAAGCACGTTTTCCCCGGCGGATGGATCCCCAGCCTGGCGGACGTGATCGTGGAAATGGAGCGCAGCGGGCTGGAGGTCGTGGATATCGAGAACCTGCGCCGGCATTACGCGCCCACGCTCGACGCCTGGGCCAGCCGGTTCGACAGCCGCTGGGAGGAGATCCACGCCATCGATCCGAAGCGTTTTGACGAACGCTTCCGGCGCATCTGGCGCACCTATCTGCTGGGCTGCGCGGAGATGTTCCGGCTGGCGAATGGCTACACGCACCTGTTCCAGATCGTGTTCAGCA
- a CDS encoding ABC transporter substrate-binding protein — protein sequence MKLRSIAVSAFAALSVAAVGAAGAQTVVKVGSTPTGSPFTFLDTKTNTIEGVMVDIMKAVGKEAGFQVQIEPMAFSALIGSLTSKRIDAISAAMFITPERQKVVSFSDPVYTYGEGLMVPKSDTKEYKSFADMKGMTVGVQVGTAFVKPIQESGVFKEVKLYDNPPDMMRDANAGRIQGGFMDYPIAAYTISQNRNAYGNLRMVSSYKPSVTGSVGIATRKDDAELLNKINTALKKLKGDGTIDTILKKWGLDGG from the coding sequence ATGAAACTCAGATCCATTGCCGTATCCGCATTCGCCGCCCTCTCGGTGGCGGCCGTTGGCGCCGCCGGCGCACAGACCGTGGTGAAGGTCGGATCCACGCCGACGGGCAGCCCGTTCACGTTCCTGGACACCAAGACCAACACCATCGAAGGCGTGATGGTCGACATCATGAAGGCGGTAGGAAAGGAAGCCGGCTTCCAGGTGCAAATCGAACCGATGGCGTTTTCCGCGCTGATCGGCTCGCTTACCTCCAAGCGCATCGATGCCATTTCCGCCGCCATGTTCATCACGCCCGAGCGGCAGAAGGTGGTCAGTTTCTCCGATCCGGTCTACACCTACGGCGAAGGGCTGATGGTGCCCAAGAGCGATACCAAGGAATACAAGAGCTTCGCCGACATGAAGGGGATGACGGTGGGCGTTCAGGTGGGCACGGCCTTCGTCAAGCCGATCCAGGAAAGCGGCGTGTTCAAGGAGGTGAAGCTGTATGACAACCCGCCGGATATGATGCGCGACGCCAATGCCGGGCGCATCCAGGGCGGTTTCATGGATTATCCGATTGCCGCCTACACCATCAGCCAGAACCGCAACGCCTACGGCAACCTGCGCATGGTGAGCAGCTATAAGCCCAGCGTGACAGGAAGCGTCGGCATCGCCACCCGCAAGGACGACGCCGAGCTGCTGAACAAAATCAACACCGCGCTCAAGAAGCTCAAGGGTGACGGCACCATCGACACCATCCTGAAGAAGTGGGGCCTGGATGGCGGTTGA
- a CDS encoding amino acid ABC transporter ATP-binding protein — MIVMRGVHKRFGALEVLKGIDAEISKGEVVCIIGPSGSGKSTILRCINGLERYEEGDITIDGQRVDCDADSIVSIRTQVAMVFQRFNLFPHRTALENVIEGPIYVKGEPRKQATERGRELLASVGLADKENAHPPQLSGGQQQRVAIARALAMQPKAILFDEPTSALDPELVGDVLGVMRKLAEAGMTMVVVTHEMSFAREVADRVLFFDGGVVVEQGPAREVLNHPNHPRTQDFLRRVLHPM, encoded by the coding sequence ATGATTGTCATGCGCGGCGTGCACAAGCGCTTCGGCGCGCTGGAAGTTCTGAAAGGCATCGACGCCGAGATCAGCAAAGGCGAGGTGGTGTGCATCATCGGGCCGTCGGGATCCGGGAAGTCGACCATCCTGCGTTGCATCAACGGGCTTGAACGCTACGAGGAAGGAGACATCACCATCGACGGCCAGCGCGTCGATTGCGACGCCGATTCCATCGTGTCGATCCGCACGCAGGTGGCCATGGTGTTCCAGCGCTTCAACCTTTTCCCGCACCGTACCGCCCTGGAGAACGTGATCGAAGGGCCGATCTACGTCAAGGGCGAGCCGCGCAAGCAGGCCACGGAGCGCGGGCGCGAATTGCTGGCCAGCGTGGGGCTGGCGGACAAGGAAAACGCCCATCCGCCCCAGCTTTCGGGCGGGCAGCAACAGCGCGTGGCGATTGCCCGCGCCCTGGCCATGCAGCCCAAGGCCATTCTGTTCGACGAACCGACGTCGGCGCTGGATCCGGAGCTGGTGGGCGACGTCCTGGGCGTCATGCGCAAGCTCGCCGAAGCCGGAATGACCATGGTTGTGGTCACGCATGAAATGAGCTTCGCCCGCGAGGTGGCCGACCGCGTGCTGTTTTTCGACGGCGGCGTGGTGGTGGAACAGGGGCCTGCCCGGGAAGTGCTGAACCACCCCAATCATCCGCGCACGCAGGACTTCCTGCGGCGCGTGCTGCACCCGATGTAA
- a CDS encoding NAD(P)/FAD-dependent oxidoreductase: protein MPQEPFPLSPSLWAATAVPPPPTQPLTESVQADVLVIGGGYAGLSTALHLAERGVNVVVLEAREIGFGGSGRNGGQVIPGLKYDPDELLQRYGPEQGERVIDFAGGTADAVFDLIERHGMNVPRVRAGWIQGAHTPEALDVAHRRAAQWARRGVNAQPLDKGEVSELLGTDKYLGGWVDRRAGTIQPLSYARELARTAIAAGARVHTDSPVSALQRQGGRWAAVTAAGATVTADRVVMCTNAYGAGLWPGLKPTIIDANTFQVATRPLPADVRAAILPQGHVSSDTRNLLLYFRQDHEGRLLMGGRGPFREPKGPADWRHLERVMVKMFPAVAGIPFEYRWCGRVAITRDFLPHLHEPEPGLLIDIGCQGRGVGLQTAMGKAMAAYTANGDRNALPVPPSPIKPFPLYGLRRIYVNAVVTWYRMTDGGV from the coding sequence ATGCCGCAAGAACCTTTTCCCCTGTCGCCATCGCTGTGGGCGGCCACCGCCGTGCCGCCCCCGCCGACGCAACCGCTGACGGAGTCGGTCCAAGCCGACGTGCTGGTCATTGGCGGCGGCTATGCCGGTCTGAGTACCGCGCTGCATCTGGCCGAACGCGGTGTCAACGTCGTGGTGCTGGAGGCCCGGGAAATCGGGTTCGGCGGCTCGGGCCGCAATGGCGGCCAGGTCATTCCGGGGTTGAAGTATGACCCGGACGAGCTGCTGCAGCGATATGGACCCGAACAGGGCGAGCGGGTCATCGATTTCGCGGGCGGCACCGCGGATGCGGTGTTCGACCTGATCGAGCGGCATGGCATGAATGTGCCGCGGGTGCGGGCGGGCTGGATACAGGGCGCCCATACACCCGAGGCGCTGGACGTGGCGCATCGCCGGGCGGCGCAGTGGGCGCGGCGCGGCGTGAACGCCCAGCCGCTGGACAAGGGCGAGGTCAGCGAGCTGCTCGGTACGGACAAATACCTGGGCGGCTGGGTGGACCGCCGCGCGGGCACGATACAGCCCTTGAGTTATGCGCGGGAATTGGCCCGTACGGCCATCGCCGCCGGCGCCCGGGTGCATACGGACAGTCCCGTCTCCGCTTTGCAGCGCCAGGGCGGACGTTGGGCGGCCGTTACCGCGGCCGGCGCCACCGTCACCGCCGATCGGGTGGTGATGTGCACCAATGCCTATGGCGCCGGCCTGTGGCCCGGCCTGAAGCCCACCATCATCGACGCGAATACCTTCCAGGTGGCGACGCGCCCGCTGCCCGCCGACGTGCGCGCCGCCATTCTCCCGCAGGGGCATGTCTCGTCGGATACCCGCAACCTGCTGCTGTACTTCCGCCAGGACCACGAGGGCCGCCTGCTGATGGGCGGACGCGGCCCGTTCCGCGAGCCGAAGGGGCCGGCGGACTGGCGCCATCTGGAACGCGTGATGGTGAAGATGTTTCCCGCGGTGGCGGGCATCCCCTTCGAGTACCGTTGGTGCGGGCGCGTCGCCATCACGCGCGATTTCCTGCCCCACCTGCACGAACCCGAACCGGGTCTTTTGATCGACATCGGCTGCCAGGGCCGGGGCGTGGGGCTGCAGACCGCCATGGGCAAGGCCATGGCCGCCTATACCGCCAACGGCGACCGCAACGCTTTGCCGGTGCCGCCGTCGCCCATCAAGCCGTTTCCACTTTATGGACTACGGCGCATCTACGTGAATGCCGTGGTCACCTGGTACCGCATGACCGACGGCGGCGTATAG
- a CDS encoding helix-turn-helix domain-containing protein, whose amino-acid sequence MTLAASARKARTTPDIDASPRRAGVPARPAGRPVKRAHSLVDLWLGEQLRQLRKEQGRSLTDVARACGMSVGLLSQIERGMSSISVNMLRAVARELHVSPDALLRNAEHDDGSSGGHVARAGTHRVIRIDEKGIAKEVVTPPAARAMDLCRITIAPGGSTGDALFVTDKGEQVGIVLTGQLELRIEDRVLLLRAGDSFCYASRTPRRWRNPGDTDTEVVWAISNIADDGVAAGPAAAARPGRRPKQGGG is encoded by the coding sequence ATGACTCTTGCCGCTTCCGCGCGCAAAGCCCGCACGACGCCCGACATCGACGCCTCGCCCCGCCGCGCGGGTGTGCCGGCGCGGCCGGCCGGACGGCCGGTGAAGCGGGCGCATTCCCTGGTGGATCTCTGGCTCGGCGAACAGTTGCGCCAATTGCGCAAGGAACAGGGCCGGTCGCTGACCGACGTCGCGCGGGCCTGCGGCATGTCGGTGGGCTTGTTGAGCCAGATCGAGCGCGGCATGAGTTCGATTTCCGTCAACATGCTACGCGCGGTTGCGCGCGAACTTCATGTGTCGCCCGATGCCCTGCTGCGCAACGCGGAACATGACGATGGCTCTTCCGGCGGCCATGTGGCGCGCGCCGGCACGCATCGCGTCATCCGCATAGACGAGAAGGGCATCGCCAAGGAGGTGGTCACGCCGCCGGCGGCGCGGGCCATGGATTTGTGCCGCATCACCATCGCGCCGGGCGGCTCCACGGGCGACGCGCTTTTCGTCACGGACAAGGGCGAGCAGGTGGGCATCGTCCTCACGGGTCAGCTGGAGCTGCGCATCGAAGACCGGGTCCTGCTGCTGCGGGCCGGCGACAGCTTCTGCTATGCCAGCCGCACGCCGCGGCGCTGGCGCAATCCCGGCGACACCGACACGGAAGTGGTATGGGCCATCAGCAACATCGCGGATGACGGCGTGGCTGCCGGTCCGGCGGCCGCGGCGCGGCCTGGGCGCCGGCCAAAGCAAGGTGGCGGTTGA
- a CDS encoding PsiF family protein, translating to MLFRTRTLIVASTLAFCASAALAQDPPAKSQTPQQKRMAECSAANKGKHGDEYKSAMSACLKGEKPAATLTPQQQRMKDCNAQAGKQSLSGEKRKTFMSSCLKGTS from the coding sequence ATGCTTTTTCGTACCCGCACCTTGATCGTCGCATCGACCCTGGCCTTCTGCGCATCGGCCGCCCTGGCGCAAGACCCGCCCGCCAAATCGCAAACGCCCCAGCAGAAGCGCATGGCGGAATGCAGCGCCGCCAACAAAGGCAAACATGGCGATGAATACAAGTCGGCGATGAGCGCCTGCCTGAAGGGCGAAAAACCCGCCGCAACGCTGACGCCGCAGCAGCAGCGCATGAAGGACTGCAACGCGCAGGCAGGCAAGCAGTCGCTCAGCGGCGAAAAACGCAAAACGTTCATGAGCAGCTGCCTGAAGGGTACGAGCTGA
- a CDS encoding amino acid ABC transporter permease, with protein MREFLQDAAEYLPILLQGAKLTILVTAGSLALSTVLGLVWALMRVSGIKPLAKFSAGLINVLRGIPIIVLLFYIYFVMPDIGISLTAVQAGIIGLGIAYSAYQAENFRAGIEAIDRGQIEAAMAMGMSWSLTMRRVVLPQAVRIVLPPYGNIMIMMLKDSSQASTITVAELALQGKLIAVSTFKNATVFSLVALMYLVMCVPLILFVRHLERKNAAK; from the coding sequence ATGAGGGAATTTCTTCAGGACGCGGCGGAGTACCTGCCCATCCTGCTGCAGGGGGCGAAGCTGACGATCCTGGTGACGGCGGGATCGCTGGCGCTATCGACCGTGCTGGGCCTGGTCTGGGCATTGATGCGGGTATCGGGCATCAAGCCCCTGGCCAAGTTCAGCGCGGGACTGATCAATGTCCTGCGCGGCATTCCCATCATCGTCCTGCTGTTCTACATCTACTTCGTGATGCCGGATATCGGCATTTCGCTGACCGCCGTGCAGGCCGGCATCATCGGCCTGGGCATCGCGTACTCGGCCTACCAAGCCGAGAATTTCCGCGCCGGCATCGAAGCCATCGATCGCGGCCAGATCGAGGCCGCCATGGCGATGGGCATGAGCTGGAGCCTGACCATGCGCCGCGTGGTGCTGCCGCAGGCGGTGCGCATCGTGCTGCCGCCGTATGGAAACATCATGATCATGATGCTCAAGGACTCGTCGCAAGCGTCGACGATCACGGTGGCGGAGCTTGCGCTGCAGGGCAAGCTCATCGCCGTGTCGACCTTCAAGAATGCGACGGTGTTCAGCCTGGTGGCTCTGATGTACCTGGTCATGTGCGTGCCGCTCATTCTCTTCGTGCGGCACCTGGAAAGAAAGAATGCCGCGAAGTGA
- a CDS encoding LysR family transcriptional regulator has protein sequence MDTRFLDSFVMVAECGSMAEAARRMNITPTALAQRIRSLEREFGLPLFTRSGRFVRITEGGARLLARAGHFQRELRQLKAATLADGFPGGLRIGTIRTALTNVLPEWLTLLAKRHPDLDASLEIGASHELYHQVASGKLDAAVLVEPPFRVPKSFRWQPMRVEPLILLAPARLVKTEPDALLAAQPFLRYDRRTWGGMLADQYLRQRGLTPRERFEMDSPDGIAILVGRGLGVSLVPDCYRPGSLPRSVAAVPVGGSRLARRLGMLWPARSPYGRLFEALMDEAPREAA, from the coding sequence ATGGACACCCGGTTCCTGGACAGTTTCGTGATGGTGGCCGAGTGCGGGTCGATGGCCGAAGCGGCCCGGCGCATGAACATCACGCCCACCGCGCTTGCGCAGCGCATCCGGTCGCTGGAACGGGAGTTCGGATTGCCGCTCTTCACGCGATCCGGGCGCTTCGTGCGCATTACCGAAGGCGGCGCGCGCCTGCTGGCGCGGGCCGGGCATTTCCAGCGGGAGCTGCGGCAACTGAAGGCCGCCACGCTGGCCGACGGCTTTCCAGGCGGATTGCGCATCGGGACCATCCGCACGGCATTGACCAACGTGCTGCCCGAATGGCTGACGCTGCTGGCCAAGCGGCATCCCGACCTGGATGCCAGCCTGGAGATCGGCGCCTCGCACGAGCTGTATCACCAAGTGGCCAGCGGCAAGCTGGACGCCGCGGTGCTGGTCGAACCGCCTTTCCGGGTGCCGAAATCCTTCCGCTGGCAGCCCATGCGCGTGGAACCGCTGATCCTGCTGGCGCCGGCGCGGCTGGTGAAAACCGAGCCCGACGCGCTGCTCGCCGCGCAACCCTTTCTGCGCTATGACCGCCGGACCTGGGGCGGCATGCTGGCGGACCAGTATCTGCGCCAGCGCGGCCTGACGCCGCGCGAGCGTTTCGAAATGGATTCTCCGGACGGCATCGCGATCCTGGTGGGACGCGGGCTGGGAGTGTCGCTGGTGCCGGACTGCTACCGGCCGGGGAGCCTGCCGCGCAGCGTCGCCGCGGTGCCCGTGGGCGGCAGCCGGCTGGCGCGCAGGCTCGGCATGCTGTGGCCGGCCAGGTCGCCATACGGACGCCTGTTCGAAGCGCTGATGGACGAGGCGCCGCGGGAAGCCGCGTGA
- a CDS encoding ribonuclease activity regulator RraA yields the protein MTTQPAPLDPRIVQALSQVTTATLTTVLLKKGLRNVWIRGAAPLRDDSPRIVGRAFTLRFVPAREDLATPASWASPISTRAAIEAMPQGCVAVVDALGVTDAGIFGDILCARMRKRGVAALVSDGVVRDLAGVLGTGLPVWCRGAAAPPSVAGLTFVGWQEPVSCGGVAVFPNDVIVLDADGAVLIPDAMLEEVVQAAVEQEQQEAWIMEQVEGGAQLPGLYPPNAENQARYQAWRAQRNGGSKA from the coding sequence ATGACCACACAACCGGCCCCCCTGGACCCGCGCATCGTCCAGGCCCTTTCTCAGGTGACCACCGCCACGCTCACAACCGTGCTGCTGAAAAAGGGGCTGCGCAACGTCTGGATCCGCGGCGCCGCCCCGCTGCGCGACGACAGCCCGCGCATCGTCGGCCGCGCCTTTACCCTGCGCTTCGTGCCCGCGCGCGAAGATCTGGCCACGCCGGCGTCCTGGGCTTCGCCCATTTCAACCCGCGCGGCCATCGAGGCCATGCCGCAAGGATGTGTGGCGGTGGTCGATGCCCTGGGCGTGACCGACGCCGGCATCTTCGGCGACATCCTGTGCGCGCGCATGCGCAAGCGCGGCGTAGCCGCGCTCGTCAGCGATGGCGTGGTGCGAGATCTTGCCGGCGTGCTGGGCACGGGCCTGCCCGTATGGTGCCGCGGCGCGGCGGCGCCGCCCTCGGTGGCCGGGCTGACCTTCGTGGGCTGGCAGGAACCGGTCAGCTGCGGCGGCGTGGCCGTCTTCCCCAACGATGTCATCGTGCTGGACGCGGACGGCGCCGTGCTGATTCCCGACGCCATGCTGGAAGAAGTGGTGCAGGCCGCGGTCGAACAGGAGCAGCAGGAAGCCTGGATCATGGAACAGGTGGAAGGCGGTGCGCAGCTGCCCGGCCTCTATCCGCCCAACGCCGAAAACCAGGCGCGCTATCAGGCCTGGCGCGCGCAGCGCAACGGCGGGAGCAAGGCCTGA